ATCAATAGTGAAATAAGCGCAGAGCTTAAAGCAGTTCTTCAAGATTGGCTTGAAAATATCGATAATGGTGAAACTTCAAGAGCAATAGTAGACAAGTTATTACCATTACTTGAGAAAGAAAGAAATGCCAATGCAGCTCTTACTGAAATGTACACTAACAAAGATTACTTAGCTAAGAGATCACAATGGATATTCGGTGGAGACGGATGGGCTTATGACATCGGATATGGTGGAGTTGATCATGTTCTTGCAAGTGGAGAAGATATAAACATATTTGTATTTGATACAGAAGTTTACTCAAATACAGGTGGTCAATCTTCAAAATCAACACCAGCTTCAGCAATAGCTCAATTTGCTGCTGCAGGTAAGACAACTAAGAAGAAAGATCTTGGAATGATGGCAATGAGCTATGGATATGTTTATGTTGCTCAAATAGCTATGGGTGCTGATAAAAATCAAACATTAAAAGCTATAAAAGAAGCAGAAAACTATCATGGTCCATCACTTATCATAGCTTATTCTCCATGTATCAATCATGGTTTAAAAGCTGGTATGGGATGTAGCCAATTAGAACAAAAGAAAGCTGTTGAGTGTGGATACTGGGCACTTTATAGATTTAATCCACTTCTTAAAGAAGAAGGAAAGAATCCATTTAGCTTAGATTCAAAAGAGCCAACAGGAAACTTTAAAGAATTCTTACTTGGTGAAGTTAGATATGCTTCATTAAAGAAAGTATTCCCTGATAAAGCTGAAGAATTATATGCTAAGACTGAAAAAGATGCAATGGAAAGACTTGAATCTTATAAAAGATTAGCTGATAGATAAAAATAGAGAGCCGTACGGCTCTTTATTTTTTCTTAAACACTATGTAAAAAACATGAAAAATATATTTAGTGAATAGATAATATTTTTTAATTTTTTTAAAAAAGGTCTTTTAAAATCCTTGAAATAAGGGTAGAATTATAACATGATGTAAAAAAGGAGTGAAGTTTTAATGAAAGAAGATGAAATAAAGAATTCTTGTGAAGGTGGCTGCGGATGTGGCGCTGAAGGACATGATCATGAGCATGATCACGGTTGTGATTGTGGCTGCGATGGTGGTTGCGGTTCAGGAGAAGCTATGGTTGTTGAATTAGAGGATGAAAATGGCCAATTAGTATCATGTGAGGTTGTAGATGGATTTGTTTACAATGATAATGAATATGCTTTAGTTCAAAATCCGGAAAATGGTTCTGTATACCTTTTTAAAGTTATTGGAGAAGGTGAAGAAGGAGAATTAGTAGTACCTGATGATAAAGAATTTGAAGCAGCTACAAAATACTATGAGAGTGTTATGAATCAAAATAGTTCAAACTAATTTTTCTGTTTTAAAATAAATGTATTCTAAAAAGTTAGTATGCTATTTTGAGTTCATTTATATAAAATTAAATATTTAAGAAATAGAAGTCTATATAGGATTTTAGTGATTAATATAAATTTGTACATAATAAATGTTGTTATTTATGTACATTTAATGAATTAATTATAAATCTTAATATTTTAATTTCTAGCTTACAACTATATTGGGTTTAAGGTTAAACTTGATTTTAAAAATATGTAAAATTTTACATTGCGTTTATAATCAAAGGTTTAACTTAAAAACCTCATATAAAATTTACATAGTTAAGCTGAGAATTTTATAATGCTTATTTTGTAAAAATTGACATTATGGTGAAATGTAATAGATTCTTATCTATGTATTAAAAGGGGTCATGCATTTTGCATGATCCTCTTTTTATGTATACATAAGAAGTATTTGTACTAAAAGGAGCAAATTTAATGAAAAAGTTAGCTATATTTGATGTTGATTATACTCTAACTAAAAAAGAAACCTTATTTGAATTTTATAAATTTATGGTTAAAAAAAATCCTAAAATGATAATAAAGCTTCCTAAGATATTGGTAGCCGGGATTTTATTTTTTATAAAGGTACTTGATGCAGGAACAGCAAAAGAGATGTTTATTTCTTTTATAGATGGAGTAAAAGAAGAAGATATGAAAAAACAGGTTAAGGAATTTTATGATGTTAAATTAAGCAAGATACTTTATGTTGACGCCATTAACACAATGAAAAAGCTTAAAAGTGAAGGTTATGAAGTGGTTTTGATATCAGCCTCAGCAGAATTTTATTTGAATGAACTTTATAATATAAAGGAGGTTGATAGGATTATTGGAACTAGATTTACCAATGAAAACGGTATATTTAACAGAAAAATAGTTGGTGAAAATTGTAAAGGCGAAGA
The Clostridium felsineum DSM 794 DNA segment above includes these coding regions:
- a CDS encoding HAD-IB family hydrolase, with the protein product MKKLAIFDVDYTLTKKETLFEFYKFMVKKNPKMIIKLPKILVAGILFFIKVLDAGTAKEMFISFIDGVKEEDMKKQVKEFYDVKLSKILYVDAINTMKKLKSEGYEVVLISASAEFYLNELYNIKEVDRIIGTRFTNENGIFNRKIVGENCKGEEKVRRLKEVLNKEKIEVDFKNSYMFSDSLSDMPLFKLVGHPYLVNPRKKDNNIKALKWK
- a CDS encoding DUF1292 domain-containing protein, which codes for MKEDEIKNSCEGGCGCGAEGHDHEHDHGCDCGCDGGCGSGEAMVVELEDENGQLVSCEVVDGFVYNDNEYALVQNPENGSVYLFKVIGEGEEGELVVPDDKEFEAATKYYESVMNQNSSN